In Bacteroides coprosuis DSM 18011, the following are encoded in one genomic region:
- a CDS encoding hypothetical protein (KEGG: bth:BT_2257 hypothetical protein~SPTR: Putative uncharacterized protein;~IMG reference gene:2504106760) has product MKTYRKLLTKEIDALKQQGCQSSNWDIIEVHPLFNAKNVHRVTFMGNIKLGLLEGTFQLPGGVTQQSMIKDATLHNCEIGDGVYIDRVHNYIANYKIEDGTYIQNVNCIYVEGNSSFGNGTCVAVMNEQGGREVIIYDYLNAHFAYILTFYRHRPLLISKLQDMVKKYSAYVSSTMGYIGKGVKIINTGSIKNVKVGDYTTIEGTQLLENGSINSNVHAPVHIGYGVVANNFIISSGVRMKDGVMLNRCFVGQACELGHTYTATDSLFFSNCQGENGEAASIFAGPFTVTHHKSTLLISGMFSFMNAGSGSNQSNHMYKLGAIHQGIIERGGKTTSNSYILWPARIGAFSLIMGRHTNNSDTSNLPFSYLIENNDQSILVPGVNLRSVGTIRDAKKFPKRDKRTDPHPLDFLNFNLLSPYTIQKMLKGIDVLENLKMTCGESKTYGYQGCVINGRSLHRGIELYHMAIRKFLGNSLISRLTKCSCESDEIIRECLKPDSSIGLGDWRDLAGLIAPQSEIVKLLNDVENDRITNSKQIYDQFEYLHENYYAIEWTWAWEKIKSYYGVNLNSITAQDVILIVEEWKKAVTGLDKMIYEDAKKEFSLSSRISFGLDGNRYVQKVDFEKVRGLFEDNDFVKTVLKHIEDKTRLGDELIHRLKVE; this is encoded by the coding sequence ATCTATGATTAAAGATGCTACACTTCATAACTGTGAAATTGGGGATGGTGTATATATAGATCGAGTACACAATTATATTGCAAATTATAAAATAGAAGATGGTACTTACATTCAAAATGTAAATTGTATTTATGTTGAAGGTAACTCCTCATTTGGCAATGGTACCTGTGTTGCGGTGATGAACGAACAAGGAGGTAGAGAGGTAATTATTTATGATTATCTCAATGCTCACTTCGCTTATATTCTAACCTTTTATAGACATCGTCCTCTCTTAATCTCTAAATTGCAAGATATGGTTAAAAAATACAGTGCGTATGTATCTTCAACGATGGGGTATATAGGAAAAGGAGTGAAGATTATAAATACCGGATCCATTAAAAATGTGAAGGTAGGAGATTATACTACTATTGAAGGAACTCAGCTTCTTGAAAATGGTAGCATTAATAGTAATGTTCATGCACCGGTCCATATAGGATATGGCGTAGTTGCAAATAATTTTATCATATCCTCGGGAGTTAGAATGAAAGATGGAGTGATGCTTAACCGTTGCTTTGTTGGTCAGGCCTGTGAACTGGGGCATACTTATACTGCCACTGACTCCTTGTTTTTTAGTAACTGTCAAGGTGAAAATGGAGAAGCTGCTTCTATTTTTGCAGGTCCATTTACGGTTACACACCATAAATCTACTCTATTGATATCGGGAATGTTTTCTTTTATGAATGCAGGTTCGGGATCCAATCAGAGTAACCATATGTATAAGCTAGGAGCTATTCATCAAGGAATAATAGAAAGAGGTGGAAAAACAACGAGTAATTCCTATATACTTTGGCCCGCTCGAATCGGAGCTTTCTCTTTGATTATGGGGCGACATACCAATAACTCGGATACTTCAAATCTACCCTTTTCTTATTTGATAGAAAATAATGACCAATCTATTTTGGTCCCTGGTGTCAACTTAAGAAGCGTAGGTACTATTAGGGATGCAAAAAAGTTTCCTAAAAGAGATAAAAGAACAGATCCTCATCCTCTGGATTTTCTGAATTTCAACCTATTGAGTCCCTATACTATTCAAAAGATGCTTAAGGGAATTGATGTTTTAGAAAACTTGAAGATGACATGTGGAGAATCTAAAACGTATGGTTATCAAGGATGTGTTATTAATGGTCGCTCACTACATAGAGGTATCGAACTTTATCACATGGCTATAAGAAAATTTTTGGGAAATTCACTTATTTCTCGACTTACTAAGTGTTCCTGTGAGTCTGATGAAATCATACGAGAATGTTTAAAACCCGATTCAAGCATCGGATTAGGTGATTGGAGAGATTTAGCTGGGCTTATTGCTCCTCAATCCGAGATTGTCAAACTTCTTAATGATGTGGAAAATGATAGAATAACCAACTCTAAGCAGATTTATGATCAATTTGAGTATTTGCACGAAAACTACTATGCTATAGAATGGACTTGGGCATGGGAAAAAATAAAATCTTATTATGGTGTAAACTTAAATTCTATCACAGCTCAAGATGTAATTTTAATTGTTGAGGAGTGGAAAAAAGCAGTTACCGGTCTTGATAAGATGATTTATGAAGATGCTAAAAAAGAATTTTCATTATCCTCACGCATAAGCTTTGGTTTAGATGGCAATCGCTATGTTCAAAAAGTAGATTTCGAAAAGGTAAGAGGACTCTTTGAAGATAATGATTTTGTTAAAACCGTATTAAAGCACATCGAGGATAAAACGAGGTTAGGGGATGAGTTAATTCACAGATTGAAAGTGGAGTGA
- a CDS encoding hypothetical protein (KEGG: pmz:HMPREF0659_A6285 putative lipoprotein~SPTR: Putative lipoprotein;~IMG reference gene:2504106761), whose translation MKTQFQFLSLLLCSLTLGLYSCSSDDDIIIEEPIESELVLDTTEDLVVLVGEPKDITILEGCGDYNVFALTPSLINIDVNDNVINILAQEIGKTQLIISDKKMNVKKLPIKVVKSKTINIEDDVDVVTFEVRKGNNDKKKIHITNGNNGYKISLDKKDLIDAKVINDSYIELTAHSQIPDESEANITITDQSGIEKTIKVIIKTTTVAFTAEDIENLKNQIVEKEEFFFQGIEVKGYSYTNAKIENSNQIGIFGRVSQGWWAPEYDSKMTIDFKGNREVGKIKDATITYENFPSKDYTSKTPLALNQFEIIKNDGKFITAIFSLIENNVLVYGHIVIKAQPNK comes from the coding sequence ATGAAAACACAATTTCAATTTTTATCTCTACTATTATGTAGCCTTACATTAGGGTTATACAGCTGTAGCAGTGATGATGATATTATAATAGAAGAGCCTATAGAATCGGAACTAGTACTTGATACTACAGAAGATTTAGTAGTACTCGTAGGTGAACCTAAAGACATTACTATTCTAGAAGGTTGCGGAGATTATAACGTTTTTGCTTTAACTCCTTCACTAATCAATATAGATGTAAATGATAATGTAATTAATATTTTAGCTCAGGAAATAGGTAAAACTCAGTTAATTATTTCTGACAAAAAAATGAATGTCAAGAAACTCCCTATCAAGGTAGTAAAATCAAAAACAATCAACATTGAAGATGATGTGGATGTTGTTACATTCGAAGTTAGAAAAGGTAATAATGATAAAAAAAAGATTCATATTACAAATGGTAATAATGGATATAAAATCTCTTTAGATAAAAAAGATTTAATAGATGCTAAAGTTATTAATGACTCCTATATCGAACTAACAGCTCACTCACAAATACCTGATGAATCAGAAGCGAATATAACCATCACAGATCAATCTGGGATAGAAAAGACTATTAAAGTGATTATAAAAACAACTACTGTTGCTTTTACAGCTGAAGATATAGAAAATTTAAAGAATCAGATTGTAGAAAAAGAGGAATTCTTTTTCCAAGGAATTGAAGTAAAAGGTTATAGCTACACTAATGCTAAAATAGAAAACAGCAACCAGATAGGTATTTTTGGCAGAGTTAGTCAAGGATGGTGGGCTCCAGAATATGATTCAAAAATGACTATTGACTTTAAAGGAAATAGAGAAGTAGGTAAAATCAAAGATGCTACTATTACTTATGAAAACTTTCCAAGTAAAGACTATACCTCGAAAACCCCACTGGCTCTGAATCAATTTGAAATTATAAAGAATGATGGAAAATTCATCACAGCTATTTTCTCTTTAATAGAAAATAATGTCCTTGTATATGGACATATTGTTATTAAAGCTCAACCTAATAAATAA
- a CDS encoding Mannosyl-glycoprotein endo-beta-N-acetylglucosaminidase (InterPro IPR013728:IPR001223~KEGG: pmz:HMPREF0659_A6286 endo-beta-N-acetylglucosaminidase F1 domain protein~PFAM: Glycoside hydrolase, family 18, catalytic domain; Domain of unknown function DUF1735~PRIAM: Mannosyl-glycoprotein endo-beta-N-acetylglucosaminidase~SPTR: Putative uncharacterized protein;~IMG reference gene:2504106762~PFAM: Domain of unknown function (DUF1735); Glycosyl hydrolases family 18) — translation MIQYKNIHKLFASILLCSGVFFGACSNDDIVATPVNEEKYETTDLPVAYTINANGKATNSSIELRNEVETELFLKLNKETVMPVEAEFYYNEAILNKYNEVKGTKYIAFPEELLTFSEEGKVMVESGKDISAALKLNLKTGKDLNAEETYVIPVSAKTTSKEVKVSKATDYMIFVRDLTTMPDAAKESGIKIISCMEVNDTNPLNNLNFTLKESGKPLVDIVILFSGNINYNPETGKVFNHNNPNVQHLLDNREKYLKPLQDRGMKVVLGILGNHDVAGVANLADETAKAFAQELKAVCDAYHLDGIFWDDEYSKYPDGTPGFERNGPSRLVYETKQAMPDKLNMVYAYGSTGYLSPVDGVQPGDYIDWAVDDYGGYASGSYPGIKNEQWSVYSQEYNLGRNLITSASRLMRIVNDGYKGHMIFAMDPNRSNVNSQIRSMQAIAEAFYNDELVVDNKFHKKDW, via the coding sequence ATGATACAATATAAAAATATACATAAATTATTTGCATCAATTCTACTATGCTCTGGAGTCTTTTTCGGAGCATGTAGCAACGATGATATTGTCGCTACACCTGTAAATGAGGAAAAATACGAAACGACAGATTTACCTGTAGCATATACAATAAATGCTAATGGTAAAGCAACTAACTCTAGCATAGAACTTCGCAATGAAGTAGAAACAGAGTTATTCCTAAAACTAAACAAGGAAACTGTAATGCCTGTAGAAGCTGAGTTTTATTATAATGAGGCTATTCTTAATAAATACAACGAAGTAAAAGGCACTAAATACATTGCTTTTCCTGAAGAACTACTAACTTTCTCTGAGGAAGGCAAAGTGATGGTTGAATCAGGTAAAGACATATCTGCAGCTCTAAAGCTTAACCTAAAAACAGGCAAAGACTTAAATGCTGAAGAAACTTACGTGATACCAGTTAGTGCTAAGACTACATCTAAAGAGGTAAAAGTTAGCAAAGCTACTGACTATATGATTTTTGTTAGAGATTTAACTACTATGCCTGATGCAGCAAAAGAATCGGGTATAAAAATCATAAGCTGTATGGAAGTTAATGATACAAACCCTCTAAACAACTTAAACTTCACACTGAAAGAAAGTGGTAAACCTCTAGTAGATATCGTTATTCTTTTCTCTGGTAACATTAATTACAATCCTGAAACTGGCAAAGTATTTAATCACAATAACCCTAACGTCCAACACTTATTGGATAATCGTGAAAAATACCTAAAACCTCTTCAAGACAGAGGTATGAAAGTAGTTTTAGGGATTCTTGGTAACCACGATGTTGCTGGCGTTGCTAACCTCGCTGATGAAACAGCAAAAGCTTTTGCTCAAGAATTAAAAGCAGTTTGTGATGCTTATCACTTAGATGGTATCTTCTGGGATGATGAATATAGCAAATACCCTGATGGAACTCCTGGTTTCGAAAGAAATGGTCCTAGCCGTTTAGTTTATGAAACAAAACAAGCTATGCCTGACAAGCTAAATATGGTATATGCTTATGGTTCTACTGGGTATTTATCACCAGTAGATGGAGTTCAACCAGGAGATTATATTGATTGGGCAGTAGATGATTATGGCGGATATGCAAGTGGATCTTATCCTGGTATTAAAAATGAACAATGGTCTGTCTATTCACAAGAATATAACCTAGGTAGAAACTTAATTACTAGTGCAAGCAGATTAATGAGAATTGTTAATGACGGCTACAAAGGTCATATGATTTTTGCGATGGATCCAAATCGATCAAACGTAAATAGTCAGATTAGATCTATGCAAGCAATTGCAGAAGCCTTCTATAACGATGAACTTGTTGTTGATAACAAATTTCACAAAAAAGATTGGTAA
- a CDS encoding protein of unknown function DUF1735 (InterPro IPR006558:IPR013728~KEGG: pmz:HMPREF0659_A6287 putative lipoprotein~PFAM: Domain of unknown function DUF1735~SMART: LamG-like jellyroll fold~SPTR: Putative uncharacterized protein;~IMG reference gene:2504106763~PFAM: Domain of unknown function (DUF1735); Pentaxin family): protein MKYINKNLILALLSLLIITGCSTDDSYDNKGYNVSGILQNLLIKPSVENETRTLEAKIAKPVATSISFKYAVDESLVNVFNEIYSEEAILLPKEHYEFEIDEAIIKVGMVESSSAIINFKDIKGLDREVAYVLPVSIISADIELLHSQKTTYFVFKGAALINVVADIEKNYLQPKWNNSAVLNNLSQMTAEALINARDFSNGEISTIMGIEGDFLIRIGDANFERNQIQIATSNGNFPDRDSSKGLPTKEWVHIAMTFDKGAVNVYVNGKLQSEGSVGKSSVNWGSSNFYVGYSYNAERYLSGYISECRIWNKVRTQEEIANSVYGVEPTSEGLVAYWKFDDDGGNIVKDHTENGNDLTAANDLVWKAVSLPEAQK from the coding sequence ATGAAATACATAAATAAAAATTTAATATTAGCTCTGCTATCTTTATTGATTATAACAGGATGTAGTACAGACGATAGTTATGATAATAAAGGATACAATGTTTCAGGTATTTTACAGAACCTATTAATAAAACCTTCTGTAGAAAATGAAACAAGAACTCTTGAAGCTAAAATTGCAAAACCAGTAGCTACAAGTATCTCTTTTAAATATGCAGTAGATGAATCTTTAGTAAATGTCTTTAATGAAATTTATTCAGAAGAAGCAATCCTGTTGCCTAAAGAGCATTATGAATTTGAAATAGATGAAGCTATAATAAAAGTTGGAATGGTTGAGTCTTCTAGTGCCATAATTAATTTTAAGGACATCAAAGGCTTAGACAGAGAAGTTGCTTACGTGTTACCAGTATCTATCATCAGTGCTGATATAGAATTACTTCATAGTCAAAAAACAACTTACTTTGTATTCAAAGGTGCAGCACTTATTAATGTTGTAGCTGATATAGAGAAAAATTATCTACAACCAAAATGGAATAATTCCGCTGTTCTAAATAATCTTTCTCAAATGACTGCTGAGGCTTTAATTAATGCAAGAGATTTTAGCAATGGGGAAATTAGCACTATTATGGGTATAGAAGGAGACTTCCTTATCCGTATTGGAGATGCGAACTTTGAAAGAAATCAAATTCAAATAGCTACAAGTAATGGAAACTTCCCTGATCGAGATTCGAGTAAAGGTCTTCCTACAAAAGAATGGGTACATATTGCTATGACTTTTGACAAAGGTGCTGTTAATGTGTATGTCAATGGAAAACTTCAATCAGAAGGTTCTGTAGGTAAAAGCAGTGTAAACTGGGGATCTTCTAACTTCTATGTGGGATATTCTTACAACGCAGAACGTTATTTGAGTGGTTATATTTCTGAATGCCGCATTTGGAATAAAGTACGTACTCAAGAAGAAATTGCTAATAGTGTTTACGGAGTAGAACCAACTAGCGAAGGCCTTGTTGCATACTGGAAATTTGATGATGATGGAGGTAATATCGTAAAAGATCACACTGAAAATGGTAACGATTTAACAGCTGCTAATGACTTAGTATGGAAGGCTGTTTCTCTACCAGAAGCCCAAAAATAA
- a CDS encoding putative lipoprotein (KEGG: pmz:HMPREF0659_A6288 putative lipoprotein~SPTR: Putative uncharacterized protein;~IMG reference gene:2504106764) — protein MNKRHFKKSIIPLLGLCATLSFSACTEWTDVDNKVVEYPAITEQNPELYAQYLTKLKEYKESEHKAMYVWFDNSIKDATHRSHHINNVPDSVDVVVLNSPDSLISRELEEMQELRDDKGTKIVYSISLESIKADHNALIEETEEAKDLAIEEATKKAEADLNAAKEAGNENAKLEDFLNLEEIEKDFIIPEFEDFLTEALQDQIKIANKYNYDGIIVGYVGKGTLHMFPDEKKKYTETENLFLGLINSWIERNPEKMVIFEGKPQNLINKDILQISKHIIISTHTASNSANITFEVGTAIAEGIPVDRFIVTAQVPSLDPNKEEAGKWANGTLAIPSTATWATGKFTYTIAGMGILDVNTDYFTQPSIYTLTREAINTLNPSLK, from the coding sequence ATGAATAAGAGACATTTTAAAAAATCGATTATACCTCTATTAGGACTTTGTGCAACACTATCGTTTAGTGCATGTACAGAGTGGACTGATGTGGACAATAAAGTCGTAGAATATCCAGCTATAACAGAGCAAAATCCAGAACTATATGCTCAATATCTTACTAAACTTAAAGAGTATAAAGAAAGTGAGCATAAAGCAATGTATGTGTGGTTTGATAATAGTATAAAAGATGCTACTCATAGATCACACCATATTAACAATGTACCCGATAGTGTAGATGTTGTAGTTCTTAATAGTCCAGACAGTTTAATCAGTCGTGAGCTTGAAGAGATGCAAGAACTAAGAGATGATAAAGGCACAAAGATTGTTTATAGCATCAGCTTAGAATCTATAAAAGCAGATCACAATGCACTAATTGAAGAGACTGAAGAAGCTAAGGATTTAGCTATTGAAGAAGCTACAAAGAAAGCTGAAGCAGATTTAAATGCAGCTAAAGAAGCAGGTAATGAAAATGCTAAATTAGAAGACTTCCTAAACTTAGAAGAAATAGAAAAAGATTTTATCATTCCTGAGTTTGAAGATTTCTTAACTGAAGCATTGCAAGACCAAATCAAAATTGCTAACAAATATAATTACGATGGCATTATCGTAGGTTATGTAGGCAAAGGTACGCTTCATATGTTCCCTGATGAAAAGAAAAAATACACGGAAACTGAAAATCTTTTCCTTGGACTTATCAACAGCTGGATTGAAAGAAATCCCGAAAAGATGGTAATATTTGAAGGTAAACCTCAAAACTTAATTAATAAGGATATTCTTCAGATTAGTAAGCATATCATTATATCTACTCATACTGCTTCAAATAGTGCCAATATCACTTTTGAAGTAGGCACTGCAATAGCTGAAGGTATTCCAGTAGATCGTTTTATAGTAACTGCTCAAGTTCCTTCTCTAGATCCAAATAAAGAAGAAGCAGGTAAATGGGCTAATGGTACTCTGGCTATTCCTTCAACAGCAACTTGGGCTACAGGTAAATTCACTTATACTATAGCAGGTATGGGTATATTAGATGTAAATACTGATTATTTTACACAACCAAGTATTTATACTCTAACGAGAGAAGCAATCAATACTTTGAACCCTTCACTTAAATAA
- a CDS encoding hypothetical protein (KEGG: pmz:HMPREF0659_A6289 hypothetical protein~SPTR: Putative uncharacterized protein;~IMG reference gene:2504106765), with amino-acid sequence MNKNIFKTLLVGTALTFGACTSNFMDINKEPSTVYKEQMEADDYITRVPLIALQGLIIPNDVNMSQFIECLLGGSMGGYLADSNQGFKQKYSTYNPEEHWIQVPFNDLIPKVFQNFNKLQISDNEVQKAVGAVNKVAVMAKVTDIYGPIPYSKIGEDGKQTAPYDSEKDIYTQMFVELDEAIEVLSNHREDKFSPLADKVYGGNVEKWAKYANSLKLRLAMRIVNADEALSKKKAEEAVNSEVGVFKTNDDNAFFTTQKNPFRVVMYEYNGGDSRISADLTSVMNGYNDPRREAYFTTSTFDLKDGNVTANGFFGLRNGVLIPKGEYRKYSNMKVETSDKLMWMNAAEVTFLRAEGALRGWNMQGTPESLYNEAIALSFDQHGVSGADKYIKNALSQPEVYKDPQGDFSYTGAPSKITIKWDGKVGFEENLERIITQKWIANFPLGLEAWAEYRRTGYPKLMEAVDNKSAGTVNSKRMARRLMYPQSEYTENTQNVTEAVSQFLNGPDNMGTDLWWAKKN; translated from the coding sequence ATGAATAAAAATATATTTAAAACACTATTGGTTGGTACTGCACTTACATTTGGTGCTTGTACGTCCAACTTCATGGATATTAATAAAGAGCCTAGTACTGTCTACAAAGAACAAATGGAGGCAGATGACTATATCACAAGAGTCCCACTAATTGCTCTTCAAGGTTTAATCATACCCAATGATGTAAACATGAGCCAATTCATTGAATGCCTACTAGGAGGATCAATGGGCGGATATTTAGCAGACTCAAATCAAGGATTTAAACAAAAGTATTCTACTTACAACCCAGAAGAACACTGGATTCAAGTACCTTTTAATGATTTAATTCCTAAAGTTTTCCAAAACTTTAATAAGTTACAGATTTCAGATAACGAGGTACAAAAAGCAGTAGGTGCTGTAAATAAAGTAGCTGTTATGGCTAAAGTAACAGACATCTATGGACCAATTCCTTATTCTAAAATTGGTGAAGATGGTAAACAAACTGCTCCATACGACTCAGAAAAAGATATCTACACACAAATGTTTGTAGAGTTAGATGAAGCTATCGAAGTCCTTTCTAATCATAGAGAAGATAAATTTAGCCCACTAGCTGACAAAGTATATGGTGGTAATGTAGAAAAATGGGCAAAATATGCTAACTCTCTAAAATTGAGATTGGCAATGCGTATCGTAAATGCCGATGAAGCATTATCTAAGAAAAAGGCAGAAGAAGCTGTAAATAGTGAAGTAGGTGTATTCAAAACCAACGATGATAATGCTTTTTTTACTACTCAAAAGAATCCTTTTAGAGTTGTTATGTATGAATACAACGGAGGAGACTCTCGTATATCTGCAGATCTTACTTCAGTGATGAATGGTTACAATGACCCTCGCCGTGAAGCATATTTTACAACATCTACCTTTGATTTAAAAGATGGTAATGTTACAGCAAACGGTTTCTTTGGCCTTCGCAATGGAGTTCTTATACCAAAAGGAGAATATAGAAAATACTCTAACATGAAAGTAGAAACTTCAGATAAACTTATGTGGATGAATGCTGCAGAAGTTACTTTTTTAAGAGCTGAAGGAGCTTTAAGAGGATGGAATATGCAAGGTACTCCAGAGAGCCTATACAATGAAGCTATTGCTCTTTCATTTGACCAACATGGTGTAAGTGGAGCAGATAAATACATTAAAAATGCTCTAAGTCAACCAGAAGTATACAAAGATCCACAAGGTGATTTCAGTTATACTGGTGCACCAAGCAAAATCACAATTAAATGGGATGGAAAAGTAGGATTCGAAGAAAATTTAGAAAGAATCATTACTCAAAAGTGGATTGCTAACTTCCCTCTAGGTTTAGAAGCTTGGGCAGAATATCGTCGAACTGGTTATCCTAAATTAATGGAAGCTGTGGACAATAAAAGTGCTGGTACTGTAAATAGCAAAAGAATGGCTCGTCGCTTAATGTATCCACAAAGTGAGTATACAGAAAACACACAGAATGTAACTGAAGCTGTTAGTCAATTTCTTAATGGCCCTGATAATATGGGAACTGACTTATGGTGGGCAAAAAAGAACTAA